The DNA segment CCTGTTTACCCGTCTCGACGCCCTCCTCGACCGCCTAGAGCCGTTGCTGCCTCCCACCGTGCAGGCAACCGACTGGGACGCCCTTGCCTTCCGCTGGCGCCGCCCCGGCCACTTGCAGGCGGTGCGTCATCCGCAGCTCATCGAGCCCGAGGCCTTGCTCGGCATCGAACGGCAAAAAGCCCTGCTGGCGCGTAATACCGAACAGTTCGTGCGCGGCCTGCCGGCCAACAACGCGCTGCTCTGGGGCTCGCGCGGCACCGGAAAATCCTCGCTGATCCGCGCCATGCTGGAGCATTTCGGCGCACAGGGGCTGCGCCTGATCGAGGTCGAAAAGCGCGATCTGGCCGACCTGCCGGAAATTGTCGAGCCGCTGTACGAGCGCCCCGAGCGCTTCGTGATCTTCTCCGACGATCTTTCATTCGAGGCCGACGACCCGAGCTACAAGGCGCTCAAGGCCACGCTCGACGGCTCTGTCGCGGCCGCGCCGGACAACGTCCTCATCTACGCCACGTCCAACCGCCGCCACCTGCTGCCCGA comes from the Acidihalobacter yilgarnensis genome and includes:
- a CDS encoding ATP-binding protein — encoded protein: MTDIDRLFTRLDALLDRLEPLLPPTVQATDWDALAFRWRRPGHLQAVRHPQLIEPEALLGIERQKALLARNTEQFVRGLPANNALLWGSRGTGKSSLIRAMLEHFGAQGLRLIEVEKRDLADLPEIVEPLYERPERFVIFSDDLSFEADDPSYKALKATLDGSVAAAPDNVLIYATSNRRHLLPEYQRDNQDARVADGELHHGEAVEEKISLSERFGLWIGFHAFRQDDYLNIVFHTLRRMQVVFEESEVRPEALRFALERGSRSGRVAAQFARDWAGRTGL